In one window of Balaenoptera musculus isolate JJ_BM4_2016_0621 chromosome 10, mBalMus1.pri.v3, whole genome shotgun sequence DNA:
- the LOC118902264 gene encoding LOW QUALITY PROTEIN: major facilitator superfamily domain-containing protein 1-like (The sequence of the model RefSeq protein was modified relative to this genomic sequence to represent the inferred CDS: inserted 1 base in 1 codon; substituted 1 base at 1 genomic stop codon) has translation MEEEEEEARALLPGGPNEAGRGAPVTPPAPGALPALCDPSRLEHRLLVLLLMCFLGFGSYFCYDNPAALQTQVKRDMQVNTTKFMMLYAWHSWPNVVLCFFGGFLINCVFGIRWGAVMFSCFVCIGQVVFALGGIFHAFWLMEFGRFVFGIGRESLAVAQNTYAVSWFKGKELNLVFGLQLSMARIVSTVNMNLMGWLYSKVEASLGSAGHTTLGVTLMIRGITCILSLVCALALAYVDQRAEXILHKEQGKTAEVIKLTDVKDFSLPLWLMFIICVCYYVAVFPFTGLGKVFFTEKFGFSSQGASAINSIVYVISAPMSPVFGLLVDKTGKNIIWVVCAVVTTLASHMMLAFRLWNPWIAMCLLGLXYSLLACALWPMVAFVVPKHQLGTAYGFMQPIQNLGLAVISITAGMILDTWGYLFLEVFFIACVSFSLLSVVLLYLVKRAQGGNLNYSARQREEMKLSHAE, from the exons atggaggaggaggaggaggaagcgaGGGCGCTGCTGCCTGGCGGCCCCAACGAGGCCGGCAGAGGCGCCCCCGTTACCCCCCCTGCCCCCGGGGCGCTGCCGGCCCTCTGCGACCCCAGTCGCCTGGAGCACCGGCTTTTGGTGCTGTTGCTGATGTGCTTCCTTGGTTTCGGCAGCTATTTTTGCTATGACAATCCTGCTGCCCTTCAGACTCAGGTTAAACGGGATATGCAGGTGAATACCACGAAATTCATGATGCTGTATGCCTGGCATTCTTGGCCCAATGtagttttgtgtttctttggtgGCTTTTTGATAAACTGCGTATTTGGAATACGATGGGGCGCCGTTATGtttagttgctttgtttgcattGGACAGGTTGTTTTTGCTCTGGGTGGAATATTTCACGCTTTTTGGCTGATGGAATTTGGAAGGTTTGTGTTTGGGATTGGTCGGGAGTCCTTAGCAGTTGCCCAGAATACATATGCTGTGAGTTGGTTTAAAGGCAAAGAATTAAACTTGGTGTTTGGACTCCAACTTAGCATGGCTAGAATTGTAAGTACAGTAAACATGAACCTCATGGGATGGCTGTATTCTAAGGTTGAAGCTTCACTGGGTTCTGCTGGTCACACAACCCTTGGGGTCACACTTATGATCAGGGGTATAACATGTATTCTTTCACTAGTCTGTGCCTTGGCCCTTGCTTACGTGGATCAGAGAGCAGAATGAATCCTTcataaagaacaaggaaaaacagCTGAAGTTATCAAGTTAACTGATGTGAAGGACTTCTCCTTACCCCTGTGGCTCATGTTTATCATCTGTGTCTGCTATTATGTTGCTGTGTTCCCTTTCACTGGACTTGGGAAAGTTTTCTTTACAGAGAAATTTGGCTTTTCCTCCCAGGGAGCGAGTGCTATTAACAGTATTGTATATGTAATATCAGCTCCCATGTCCCCAGTATTTGGGCTTCTGGTGGATAAAACAGGAAAGAACATCATCTGGGTTGTGTGTGCAGTGGTGACCACTCTTGCTTCCCACATGATGCTGGCCTTCAGGCTGTGGAACCCTTGGATTGCTATGTGTCTCCTGGGAC TCTACTCATTGCTTGCCTGTGCATTGTGGCCAATGGTGGCATTTGTAGTTCCCAAACATCAACTGGGAACTGCATATGGCTTCATGCAGCCCATTCAGAATCTTGGGTTGGCAGTCATTTCCATCACTGCTGGCATGATATTGGATACTTGGGGATATCTGTTTTTAGAAGTTTTCTTCATTGCCTGtgtttctttctcacttttatcTGTGGTCTTACTCTACTTGGTGAAGCGTGCCCAAGGTGGGAACCTAAATTATTCTGCAagacaaagggaagaaatgaaacttTCTCATGCAGAATGA